From the Populus nigra chromosome 13, ddPopNigr1.1, whole genome shotgun sequence genome, the window TGGAAAGAAATTGATGGGAGGAACATCTGAACCTATAAAACTGATACAAGTGCCTAGTCAAGTTAAACTGATATGAGCTGTTCAGATGCATAATTGGCCTGTGGTATAAAATAGTAATATGCATCATGTTATGAGATAGCTTGGCGTACTTTGTATTCTCCCAAGAGAAAATGCAATCCATTCCTATACAGTGTGAAATTTGTGGTAACTTGTAGATGCTAGTAGGCTTCAAATTTTGCTTCAGGCTGAACTTTACCTGTTACTTGAAAAAAAGGATCACCATGTTTCTATGTTCACTTTTTGATTATATGTCTTCTCACACACATTTCTGAACTTTCCCTTGGTTTATTTTAGTCTGGCAAGTAATTTTTCATAAACCTATTACCAAATTGACTTTTGTACGATGTATGTATTCTATGTGATCACACATCaggttgtttttatgtttctgGTATTTCAAGTATTTTTGGCTCACTATCAACCGTTAGTGGTGAGGGTCTGTTATTGCTTTAGTCCATGCTGCTTGCAGTTCTATCCTTCTTCCTGAAAGCATTGGTTGGTTTGTTTTGAAACTATTTTGTGCGAGCACCATTATGTTCATGCTATCtgtttttgatttctttttatacaTGAAGGATTCAATtcttcctgtgtttgtttgttactGACATTTACAAATGATTGCCTTGGTAAATCATTAAATGATTATAGGTGTATACTGTTGGTCCTGAATATGCACACGCTGAGGCAAGGAAATCTCCTGTTGTTGATGGTGTTGTCATGCGGAATCCTGATGGAAAAGAGGTAATTTCCTGTagcaacccccccccccccccacataCATATACACACATTCTGTGTGTGTGCATGAGTGACTGACTGAAACCAAACCACGTGCATCCACAAACACAGATTCACTTTCTCAGCTGCTTCCTTGTATTCCACTTTGTGAAATCCATCACTTGAGAAGTAAAATTAGTTTCCTacctttttatgttttggaaaaTAGTGCATTGAAAGTGATTTGCTTCCACGAGCACAGATTGTATTCCACTTTTGTGAAATCCAACACTTGAGAAGCAAACTTAGTTTCCtaactttttatgttttggaaaaTAGTGCATTGAAAGTGATATGCTGCAAAGTTTAGGATAAAGATGCTACAGAAAATAGATATAAACTCTTCTCAGTAATTCTTTTGTCTAGTTAGGCAAGCAATGCACAGTTGCCTCTTCTCACTATTTAGTATATCACATTCCTTAGAGCAACATTCTAGGTCTTTTCTCATAATTTGGCAAATGCTTCTTGTTCAGGTTTCACAGTTCAATAATGCTTTCAGACTACAGGTGTCAGAATTGACACATAACACTTCTATGAATTGTATTGACTCTTCAAGTAAATTGTATTAACAGACTTGCCAAGCTACCTTTAAAATTTTTCTGTTGATTTGACAACTGGTTAACTGAACTAAGTTTGCTTCTCAAGTGATGAATTTTTAAACTCgtaagaaaaggattaaatAAGAGAAGTAACATTCCAATATACATGCATGCCTGCGTGTGTACATGTACTCTTTCCTAATGCAAGTATACTGCAATCAGAAGGCATGATACTCCTGAACTGATTTACATTTATATTCCTGGTTCAGAGTTTTATGATGATTGTGTCATAAATCCTCTTACCGTGTTTGACAGGTAAGGTATCCAGTGTTACTGACACCTAACGAGAAGCAAATGGCAAGAGATGTTTGCATTGCATTTAGGCAGGCGGTATGGAATTAGAATCTGGTTTTAGTTACTTAATATATTTCTGGCTTCCAAGATATTATTATTCTACTTGATTGTGTCTCCTCATGAATACCTTATGCTAACTGGTTTTTCATTGCTTTAAAAAGACTGGTTTGTCAttgctttagtttttatttcttttgcgAAGTGCAACAGTATGCCTTTCTCCTGCCATGATGATCCACAGTAAATATTCAATAATGATTGATAAGTGTAGGTGCATTAGATGGGTTAGTTTATTGATGTTTCTCACTGACATGATTAGTTATTGCAATGAGCTCATTTTGCTAGTGTCATCCAATGTGTTTTATGtgaccttttgtcattcttatCTTTGTGAAAAAAATGACTGAACTCAACAATAGCCGCTTGAATCTTGTTAGGACAACTGCTTTAGCCTAGCCTCCCTGTTAAGACTCATGTGTCTTCTTCTAAGTCATTTTCAAGCATGTAGTTTGTGGTTGCTGATCTTTTCAATACTGTTTATTCGTAACAGCTAAACATATCTTCCTATAAATAAGTACAATGTGATTTCTccattttactttcatattaTTAGTGCTGTCTTCATTACTGATATTGTATTGTCAGTCAATACTTAATTATTGTTGCTTGCAGGTTTGTGGGTTTGATCTCCTGCGTTGTGAAGGACGATCATATGTTTGTGATGTAAATGGATGGAGTTTTGTGAAAAATTCCTACAAGTACtggtcattatatttttttaagtaattttagttTCGTAGATGCTTGTTTAACTAGTCATATGCTGCTCACTGTTTAGTCTAAAATGTTAAGACTGTATACTTGTGGAAAATTTCCATTTTTCTAGAAAACCGAGAACTGTTGAAACATGCTCTctaattgaaaaatgaaaaatactttctcaAACAAGTGTTTTCTATCTCCATTTCTGGGAAGTAGTGAAAGTTGTTCAAATACTCCAACTCTAGAAAACAAGTGCTGTTTTTGgtcagtctttttttttttaagaaaaaaacctcattttcttattatttggaAGGCAAACCAAAAGAATTCCTTGTTTTCTATTTTGGAAAACTTGTGGTTAGCAAACCTGTTTTTCTAATTATTCACGTGAGACAATtttctagattaaaaaaagCTGAGATGAAAACTGCAAAATAATTCTGAAAGCAAACTCTCCCTTGCTgttcttctaaaaaaataaggaaagaaaaatctgACAAATGCGTCCTGATTCCTCAACCTGTTGAGCTTTTTATTTGGACTAATTACCATgtcttcatttcttttattgtgTTGGCATATTACATGAAATTATGAAAAGTAATAGAATGTTTACTTTCTATAGCTatcagtttttatttgaattttcacAGTATATCCTGATTGTGCAAAACTGGAACTTGTTTATTATTTGGTTtacttattttcattttcttcctagCAATTTCACAATTCTCGCAATTTTCTTACATCATTTCCATTCTCAAAACAGATATTATGATGATTCTGCTTGTGTGTTGAGAAAGATGCTTTTGGATGCGAAAGCTCCTCATCTTTCATCAGCAATTCCCCCCACTTTACCATGGAAAGTCAATGAACCAGTCCAGCCTTCTGAGGGATTAACTCGTCAGGGAAGTGGGATTATTGGTACATTTGGGCAGTCTGAGGAGCTACGCTGTGTGATTGCCATTATTCGTCAGTAAGTTATATCATTTCCTTGTAGTATTTTACTTCACTTAAGATTTTCAAATCTACCTTCTTATTTGTGTTTTATGTGGTCAGTGGTGATAGAACTCCCAAACAGAAGGTGAAGTTGAAGGTCACAGAGGAAAAGCTGCTGAATTTGATGTTAAAGTACAATGGGGGACGACCCAGATCTGAGGTGATTCCTTTATTATGGGGTTAAAGACATCAGTGGTACATGtacttttgatgattttttatttttatttttatttttatttgagtccTTAACTTCTTATTCAGGGAAATATTCTTGCATGTTtcagaaagtaaaaaaaatcagttcatATTCTTAGTCTCCATTTAAAAGTGCTGGTGTTGCTGTTATCTCATTGGGTTTAGAATGTCGAAAAAAAGATTTTCAGCTGTTTGGAGACTAGCAGGTTGATGATCAAAAACCCTCTTCGTATcccattttttcttatttgcttaTCATTTTACATTGACCCTAAATAAATCATATATGAGATATGGGATTGTTTATTAGAAAGATAAATCAGATTTGGGGCTAGAATGTCAATAACAAAAATCACGTGTTTGGAGATTGGAAGGTTGATGATCAAAcaccttatttatttttgtttgtttgattccCATTTTATgttgagtgaaaaaaaaaaacccatgtgaTGTCTTTGCCTCCTCTTCTATTTCCCTTTATGGCATGATCTCCCCTGATTCTTTCCCATCATCAACTCTACAGTGTTGGGAATAAGTGTGCGGGCCACTGTTTTGTTAGCATGGTTATCCCAGTTTTGGATACTTTTGCAGTCACAAgtgtttttagaaattattcttAAACCACAAAATCTCAATTGAGTTTTTGGGCTAATTTTCCCCATCTTGATGATGTTTCTCACATGTATTGTCGTAATGGAGATACTTAATAAGATAGTGGTCATATCAGCTGCATTTTAAACGGAGACTAGTTGTATGAACTGATCTGTTACTCTGCAAAATATACATGTACtttggaaaaaaatgaagcacAAGGCCTAAATTAGAAAATCGCTAAAACTAACTGTACTGCTGATGTTTTTATCCCgtttttattcatttactaTTCTGTTGTCTTGTAGTACTATTAAGTTGGTTTATATCagcttttatttttgctttcttCCTCAGACAAAACTTAAAAGTGCTGTTCAATTACAAGATCTGTTAGATGCAACTCGAATACTTGTACCTCGTACAAGGTATCATTTGAAGTTCAACAACTCCACTGATTTAACTGCCAAGGATATGTTCCGTTGTGTTTTAATATCATTCTGCCTTTTAGCGATATACATTATAGAATTTCATAAATGTGGCATTCAAACGTTTTTTATTACCATCATCAACAGTTTGTTTGAGATGCACTTTGCTAATATATCATTTGAAGCTCAAAAACTCCACTGATTTAACTGCCAAAGATGGGTTCCTTTGTGCTTTAATATCGTTCTGCCTTTTAGTGATATACATTATAGAATTTCATAAATGTGTCATTCAAACATTTGTTATTACCATCATCAACAGTTTTTTTGAGATGCACTTTGCTAATAAATTTTGTGGCTTATCTATTATCATTGTTAGTGTCATGCATTAAGCTTTGCCAATTAGTTACACATGACAGTGAGTGTTTGTCTGCTTGATGCTTATAATCTGGAAGATGGAGTTCAAATTTTCTTCAGGGGGCAGGGATCTGCTTTCCGAAACATAGATTGATCATAAGTTCATGGTCCAtatgattttcatttaaaaattaataggaATGCAAACTTATGAGCACTGAGAGTACTGGATCTGTCATGGTACTGAAACTGCTCTTCATGTCAGATCTTGCCTGGCTGCTATGAACATTGGAAATTGCgttttccatatattttttttcccaatgcTGATTAATATTTGTTGGTTATTTAACTTTTCTCCTTTTGCTATATAGACCTGGTCGAGAAAGTGATAGTGAGGCAGAAGACTTTGAGCATGCTGAAAAGCTACGACAAGTTAAAGCAGTTCTTGAGGAGGTTGTttcatttatctttaatatttgatgtCTCAAGATATCCTGTAGCAGTCCGTGTTTATTATGATTTAAGTATATCTTCTGTAGATCTATGGGTTTATAACTTGTTCCATTTCATTTACCCATGGCTATTCCATCACTTTGTCTTCATAAGTGAGTTTAGGGTGAAATTTTGATCATTTATGGTTAGAAGTGTAGTCAAGCTGTGATTGGATTGATGTTAATGGCTCAACTTGCTTTTAGCAATCGTGAAAGCAACTCTGATGATGCAGGAACAATGCTGTTAAGAGTAGAGTTGATTTGGCATTCCATGCACAATGCTTAGAGTTCAAGTAGccatatttaatatattgttaaagCATCTTCACATATTGCTATTATGTGTCTGATGCTTGAAGTGTTTCTTATTCCAGGGGGGGCATTTCTCTGGTATTTATAGGAAGGTCCAGCTAAAACCTCTAAAGTGGGTTAAAGTTCCAAAAAGTAATGGTGAAGGTGAGGAAGAACGACCCGTTGAAGCTCTCATGGTCCTTAAATATGGAGGTGTTCTTACCCATGCTGGCAGAAAGCAGGTGTTAATAATTGATGTCTTCCTGAtcttatgtttaatttattttgcataCATAGTGACAATCTAAAGATTCCTCTAGTGAAGTAATACTATGCCAAATTCGTCATACCCTTGACAGTAAAATAACCACCTtactttgttttgattttcatttctgCTTTTCTGATATCTTTGCAGGCAGAAGAGCTGGGTAGATATTTTCGAAATAATATGTATCCAGGTCAAGATAAcgaaccttttttcttttaaaggagATAATAATCATCAGGCATATGCTTGTCCAAGATTTTATTAGGCCTCTCTTCTGACATTTTGCTATTTGGTGTTCTTTGATCATCTATGACTGATAGAACTTTGAGTCTAGGTCTTACAACTGTGCTCAGAATTTTTTCTTGTTCCTTGTTCAGTTTGCTTCTTGAAATATAACTCTATGAATGCCTGCAGTATACTGCCAGCTTTACTAAATGTAACTTGCAGTGTTTTTGTTTGATGTCTTTTTCACAAGATGATTGTATAATATGTACTAgattttcaaataaatgaattataGGTGACTTTAGCTACATGTGGGAGTACAGGCAATTTGAACTCCTTTACTAAGATTCGATGCTGCTTTTCCATCCTATCAACGGCAGTTTTTGAAGTCCTTGTGTAGTCTGTTCTGGGCCATGATTTATGGGAGCCACTTTAGATTctgcaatattttcttcattaattactCCGGGACTTTAGTATCTGGCAGTTTTAGTTTCTTAACTATACATGGCTTTTCCTCTTGTTTTAACTGTTCTGGTAGACCTTTTTGTTTACTACTTATGTCATCTCACTTGATTTATTCATTCAAACATGTTGACAGCTGCTCAATGGAAGATATTAACAATTGATGTGatgttatctttaatttctagGCCATGGCTGTTGACCAGAATGTTAGTAGACGTACCCAGGACAAAGTAGATTTATGTTCCTGCTGCCACATGTTCTCCAGTGCACTTagtaattattatcttttaggATGAATTTTGGTCTGAATGGTTGCATGCTTCTTTTTAAGTTGGACTTGGGAGGCCCTTTTTCATTGACAATCAGAACAGCATAAACTATGGTGGTTTAGTTTCAAGATTGTATATCTTTGCTTCTCTTGATGGAGATGTATAAAATTTCAGGTGAAGGCACAGGACTGCTTCGTCTTCATAGCACATATCGTCATGACCTTAAAATTTACAGCTCTGATGAAGGTCGTGTACAGGTATAGCATAGTAGTTAGTGTAAATAAAATTGTACGTAATCTTTGGttgctttgttttcttatttgggTGCTATTCCAATTATGGACTGAATTGCCACACATCATTCACAAATAGTTTCTGACAGATGTCCGCAGCGGCATTTGCAAAGGGCCTCCTCGATCTGGAAGGACAGCTAACACCAATTCTGGTCTGTGATCTTTTCTTTAGATTTACTGCTTTTGGATATTGAGTTTTTAACTGACCTGTTAAACTTTATCAAGGTTTCCCTTGTTAGTAAGGATTCCTCCATGCTGGATGGGCTTGACAATGCCAGCAGTGAGATGGAAGAAGCCAAGGTTTGTTTTGCTCCTTGAAATGCATTAGCGCTTTTTTATCTTCTACCGGCTGAATTTAATATCCAGTAATTGACCATGATTATGACACCAAACTGTTAAATTCAGATGATGTTCATatccttaaatatttttctattcctattattattaaacattaCTTGATGTCATGTATCCCGATTGACACAAGCTAAGCATCTCCAATATGAATAAACTAATTGCTTTCTTTCCCTTTGATTGTTTGCTAGGCTCAATCATCTCCAAAAGTCTGGAATGATGTTGTGCTCTATTCTAACAgtgatttccttttgttttattgatttttttgcagGCTAGGTTGAATGAGATTATAACATCTGCTGCAAAGATAGTTCATAGCAATGGATCCTCTGAGTGTCCTTGGATGACTGATGGAGCTGGACTGCCTTCAAATGCTTCTGAACTTCTCCCTAAACTGGTGAATATTCTTGCTAGTGAAACATGATGAGCCTAATGTCTATACATACAGGTTCACACTTCTGTGGATATTTCTAATGGTACATGCCTATATTGATAATACAAAACACTCTCTTTAAGCTCGATTTTACTTGGAGGCTTTGTcagtagtttttcttttttcaaaaaaaaacacacaaggatTGTTGGGAGACTGTTGCATTGTTCGAGGTCAAAGCAGGCATTTAACTTCAGGTGTTGCACATACTTCACAAAAAAGTTGTTTTCTCTATTTTAATTGGAAATCTGTATCTTAACTCCATGATAGTCAAACTGATTGAATGATTCACCtgaaatcaatgatttttatttataattaactttCTATCATTTTTGTATCTGTACGTCTTCAAAGGAACTCTTATTTATATATGGACCCAAGGGTTTCCATTATGAATATGAGGTTTCAAGTGATGCATACAAGAAGCTAATTCCTGCTGAGTAATAGTTAATGGTAAAAATAGAGTAACTCTTCTCATGTTTTGATGCTCTTAAGTTTTATGCCACTTTTCTGTACTTGAAAGAgtgatattatcattattagATTTGAATCTCAGCCCTTGGGAAATTGTTAAATCAACTCTGTAGGGTGCCTTCTGCTAACTTGTAGTTGATATATGGCTGTTACACTGTAGTATAATAAAAATTCCTACCTTAGTGGctagtttctctctctctctctctctctctgttgcTTATGTAACAATTTCTGGAGTTCTTTTACTAATTTCCATGAGGTGTATCTCATTGTTAGACGTAGAAACTTTTCCAAACTTCTCATCTTCCCCTCATTTTGTGTTTCAACGTGAATAGGTAACATTGACCAAGAAGGTGACAGAACAAGTGAGACTACTTGCCaaggatgaagatgaagaacTTACAGAGACAAGCTCATATGAAGTAATTCCACCATATGACCAAGCAAAGGCTCttggtaaaataaatattgatatagATCGTATTGCTGCTGGATTACCCTGTGGAAGTGAGGGATTCTTGTTGATGTATGCTCGCTGGAAGAAGCTTGAAAGAGACTTGTATAATGAACGCAAAGTGTAAGTGGTTGCTATTATTTGTGTTGGTTGTTGATAGTGTGATGAGTGTAAATGATTAAGGGGTTGCTGCTCTTGCATTTCCTTATACATATATGTTAATGTCACTTCAATGTTATTCTTTTCAAGAATATGGAATTTCAGCATctgtattttttaacaaaagttaaaaaagaagTGTTTCTGTTAATATGATAGAACAGTTCTAGTAAACTTACATATTGTCTAACATttcttaattattgatttacatACAGGCGGTTTGATATAACACAAATTCCTGATGTTTATGACTCTTGCAAGTAAGTTCTCTATTTCCAGTATATGCTTTGTTTCAAGTTCTTAGAAAGTAATAATACACCCGATACTAAATTATTACCTTCTAATGATCATGAATGTGAAAAATATTCCTGCAGTTGTTTTGTTGCACTCAAAATCTTTATTAAGCTTAACTACACAATTTATGGTTGTCTACAGGCCATGAAAGTTGAAATTctgtggtttttttgttttagcattttttacTGCATATTTGCAGTATGTGGTTTTCTTATTGTCTTGCttcctgttcttttttttttcttctctttttttcttttttcaattatctTTGAGATTAAGGGACTGCACACCAAGTGATGGTTTGGGCGGGTTTGTGCTAATCTGAGTGGGCCCAGTAATGGCATTAATTTATAGTGAGATGCATGGTAACATCTACAATGCACAAGGTGTTACAAAGACATCCATTTGTCCATGGATGTTGGCATGACTGATATTTGCTGCCTTGAGATGGAAGGGTGAAGGATGCTTGTAGAGGCAGGATATCTATAAATGttcatttatattatattgtcTCAAAATTGGTATgaaactatatttattttttgctgaTGGTGATTGACTTGCCTTATTCAAAAACCTTTGGCATACTAATTTTATCGAAGATTC encodes:
- the LOC133670700 gene encoding inositol hexakisphosphate and diphosphoinositol-pentakisphosphate kinase VIP2-like isoform X5; the encoded protein is MYFGDKVILEDPIESWPICDCLIAFYSTGYPLEKAEAYATLRKPFLVNELVPQHLLHDRRKVYERAEMFGIPVPRYALVNREFPYQELDYFIEEEDFVEVHGNRFWKPFVEKPVDGDDHSIMIYYPSAAGGGMKELFRKVGNRSSDFHPDVRRVRREGSYIYEEFMPTGGTDVKVYTVGPEYAHAEARKSPVVDGVVMRNPDGKEVRYPVLLTPNEKQMARDVCIAFRQAVCGFDLLRCEGRSYVCDVNGWSFVKNSYKYYDDSACVLRKMLLDAKAPHLSSAIPPTLPWKVNEPVQPSEGLTRQGSGIIGTFGQSEELRCVIAIIRHGDRTPKQKVKLKVTEEKLLNLMLKYNGGRPRSETKLKSAVQLQDLLDATRILVPRTRPGRESDSEAEDFEHAEKLRQVKAVLEEGGHFSGIYRKVQLKPLKWVKVPKSNGEGEEERPVEALMVLKYGGVLTHAGRKQAEELGRYFRNNMYPGEGTGLLRLHSTYRHDLKIYSSDEGRVQMSAAAFAKGLLDLEGQLTPILVSLVSKDSSMLDGLDNASSEMEEAKARLNEIITSAAKIVHSNGSSECPWMTDGAGLPSNASELLPKLVTLTKKVTEQVRLLAKDEDEELTETSSYEVIPPYDQAKALGKINIDIDRIAAGLPCGSEGFLLMYARWKKLERDLYNERKVRFDITQIPDVYDSCKYDLLHNAHLNLEGLDELFKVSQLLADGVIPNEYGINPKQRLKIGSKIARRLLGKILIDLRNTREEAISVAELKCNEDQQSTSKKSEKEDTDYQLKLSVKNDDVRRTSTTSDISMDQDDDDDKETKYRLDPKYANVKTPGRHVRTRLYFTSESHIHSLMNVLRYCNLDESLQGEDSLVCQNALERLYKTKELDYMSYIVLRMFENTEVALEDPKRFRIEMTFSRGADLSPLEKNGSEATSLHQEHTLPIMGPERLQEVGSYPTLEKMEMMFRPFAMPAEDFPPPSTPAGFSGYFSKSAVLERLVNLWPFHKHDKHASANGK